A region from the Chelmon rostratus isolate fCheRos1 chromosome 6, fCheRos1.pri, whole genome shotgun sequence genome encodes:
- the snx20 gene encoding sorting nexin-20, translating to MAEPEPEPEPERDAEEPMETNMMTLDPDEAPSCSSLTTKQLQQNWRAVKRRERPVRLLFEICSSRIVEHTLSKYVVYEVVVMRSGSFDSRRVSVERRYSDFSRFHHKLLEEFSEELEEVLLPRKLLTGNFSPEVISERRVSLQDYLAQLYSVRCVRRSPHFSAFFTEQEQRRAHSLLRAGQFRPAAEQLQAVLEMQEKLLPWQRPTLIVPTLSAVAVCYRDLEEPERAFAAAQRALPPVRRYGLKQHRAALLDLLVDLGYELGRPVAQLQEELTVLRDAERGEVSPRSLKELVVQEFT from the exons ATGGCAGAACCAGAACCGGAACCAGAACCCGAGAGGGATGCTGAGGAGCCGATGGAGACGAACATGATGACTCTGGATCCAG atgaaGCCCCCAGTTGCTCCAGTCTAACCActaagcagctgcagcagaactgGAGGGCAGTGAAGCGGCGAGAGCGACCCGtcaggctgctgtttgaaatCTGCTCCTCTCGGATCGTTGAACACACTCTGTCCAAATACGTG GTTTATGAGGTCGTCGTGATGCGTTCAGGAAGCTTCGACTCCCGCCGCGTGTCCGTGGAGCGCCGCTACAGCGACTTCTCCCGCTTCCACCACAAACTGCTGGAGGAGTTCAgcgaggagctggaggaggtgctCCTGCCCCGGAAACTCCTGACGGGGAACTTCAGCCCTGAGGTGATCTCGGAGCGGcgtgtgtctctgcaggactACCTGGCTCAGCTGTACTCGGTCCGCTGCGTCCGCCGCTCGCCGCACTTCTCGGCCTTCTTCACGGAGCAGGAGCAGCGGCGGGCGCACAGCCTGCTGCGGGCCGGTCAGTTTCGGCCGGCCGCGGAGCAGCTGCAGGCCGTCTTAGAGATGCAGGAGAAGCTGTTGCCGTGGCAGAGGCCCACCCTGATCGTACCGACCCTCTCCGCCGTGGCGGTGTGTTACCGGGACCTGGAGGAACCGGAGCGGGCGTTTGCCGCCGCTCAGAGGGCCCTGCCCCCGGTGAGACGCTACGGCTTGAAGCAGCACCGGGCCGCGCTGCTGGACCTGCTGGTGGATTTGGGCTATGAGCTGGGACGTCCTGTGGCCCAGTTACAGGAGGAGCTGACTGTCCTGAGAGACGCTGAGAGGGGGGAGGTGTCCCCACGCTCCCTCAAGGAGCTAGTGGTCCAGGAGTTCACATGA